A genomic region of Sarcophilus harrisii chromosome 6, mSarHar1.11, whole genome shotgun sequence contains the following coding sequences:
- the NAT10 gene encoding RNA cytidine acetyltransferase isoform X1: protein MQRKKVDNRLRVLIENGMAQRQRSLFVLVGDRGKDQVVILHHMLSKAAVRARPSVLWCYKKELGFSSHRKKRMRQLQKKIKSGTLSVRQDDPFELFVAATNIRYCYYNETHKILGNTFGMCVLQDFEALTPNLLARTVETVEGGGIIVILLRTMNSLKQLYTLTMDVHSRYRTEAHQDVVGRFNERFILSLASCKNCIVIDDQLNILPISSHVANIQALPPKTQDDELSPSDLELKELKESLQDTQPVGVLADCCKTLDQAKAVLKFIEAISEKTLRSTVALTAARGRGKSAALGLAIAGAVAFGYSNIFVTSPSPDNLHTLFEFIFKGFDALQYQEHLDYEIIQSLNPEFNKAVIRVNVFREHRQTIQYIHPGDAVKLGQAELVVIDEAAAIPLPLVKSLLGPYLVFMASTINGYEGTGRSLSLKLIQQLRQQSAQSQLSTTAENKVTTTARLASARTLHEVSLQESIRYAPGDAVEKWLNGLLCLDCLNITRIVSGCPLPEACELYYVNRDTLFCYHKASEAFLQRLMALYVASHYKNSPNDLQMLSDAPAHHLFCLLPPVPPTQNSLPEVLAVVQVCLEGEISRQSILNSLSRGKKAYGDLIPWTISEQFQDPDFGSLSGGRIVRIAVHPDYQGMGYGSRALQLLQMYYEGQFPCLEEKIIQKSQEIHTVSSEAVSLLEEAVSPRKDLPPLLLKLSERPAESLDYLGVSYGLTPKLLKFWKRAGFVPVYLRQTPNDLTGEHSCIMLKTLSAEEDPEQDPWLPAFWKDFRRRFLSLLAYQFSSFSPALALNILQNKNIGDKSQAELSRGELEATFLSYDLKRLEMYSRNMVDYHLIMDLIPAIARLHFLGQLGQLSLSAAQSALLLGVGLQHKTMDQLEKEIELPCSQLMGLFNRVIRKVVQLFSVIQEKAIEEQMVAAKDVVMEPTIKSLSEDLDEAAKEFQEKHRKEVGKLKNMDLSQYIIRGDDEEWNEVLNKAGQNASVVSLKSDKKRKSEAEKDLKQNKKLKKGRDKKSKNDSKQKRRK from the exons ATGCAGAGGAAGAAGGTGGACAACCGCCTCCGGGTCCTCATCGAGAACGGCATGGCCCAGCGCCAGAGGTCGCTCTTCGTTCTCGTGGGGGACCGCGGGAAGGACCAG GTGGTCATTCTCCACCACATGCTGTCCAAAGCCGCCGTGAGGGCCCGGCCGTCGGTGCTGTGGTGCTACAAGAAGGAGCTGGGCTTCAGCAG CCACCGCAAGAAGAGGATGCGGCAGCTGCAGAAGAAGATCAAGAGCGGGACGCTGAGCGTGCGGCAGGACGACCCCTTCGAGCTCTTCGTGGCGGCCACCAACATCCGCTACTGCTACTACAACGAGACGCACAAGATCCTGGGCAACACCTTCGGCATGTGCGTCCTGCAG GACTTTGAGGCCCTGACCCCAAACCTACTGGCGCGCACGGTGGAGACGGTGGAAGGGGGTGGGATCATCGTGATCCTCCTGCGGACCATGAACTCCCTCAAACAGCTGTACACCCTGACCATG GACGTTCATTCCCGCTACCGGACGGAGGCGCATCAGGACGTGGTGGGACGGTTTAATGAAAG GTTCATCCTGTCCTTGGCCTCCTGCAAGAACTGCATCGTCATCGACGACCAGCTCAACATCCTGCCCATCTCCAGCCACGTGGCCAACATTCAGGCGCTGCCTCCAAAGACGCAG GACGATGAGCTGTCGCCCTCGGACCTGGAGCTGAAAGAGCTGAAGGAGAGCTTGCAGGATACTCAACCTGTGGGCGTGTTGGCGGACTGCTGCAAGACGCTGGACCAG GCCAAGGCTGTCCTGAAGTTCATCGAGGCCATCTCAGAGAAGACCCTCAGAAGCACGGTGGCGCTCACGGCGGCCCGAGGCCGTGGGAAGTCGGCCGCCCTGGGGCTGGCCATCGCGGGGGCAGTGGCCTTTGG GTACTCCAACATCTTTGTCACCTCCCCCAGCCCGGATAACCTGCACACCCTGTTTGAATTCATCTTTAAAGGCTTCGATGCCCTTCAGTACCAG GAGCATTTAGACTATGAGATCATCCAGTCGCTGAATCCCGAATTTAACAAGGCGGTGATCCGGGTGAACGTGTTCCGTGAGCACCGGCAGACCATCCAG TATATACACCCTGGAGATGCAGTGAAGCTGGGGCAGGCTGAGCTCGTTGTGATTGATGAAGCTGCCGCCATCCCGCTGCCCTTGGTGAAAAGCCTGCTGGGTCCCTACCTCGTCTTCATGGCTTCCACCATCAATGG GTACGAGGGAACGGGCCGCTCGCTGTCTCTGAAGCTGATCCAGCAGCTGCGGCAGCAGAGCGCGCAGAGCCAGCTGAGCACCACGGCTGAGAACAAGGTCACCACCACAGCCCGGCTGGCCTCAG CTCGAACCCTGCACGAAGTTTCCCTCCAGGAATCAATCCGATACGCGCCTGGAGACGCGGTCGAGAAGTGGCTCAACGGCCTGCTGTGTCTCGACTGCCTCAACATCACCAGGATCGTGTCGGGCTGCCCTCTCCCTGAGGCCTGTGAACT CTACTATGTGAACCGCGACACTCTCTTCTGCTACCACAAGGCCTCTGAAGCCTTCCTCCAGAGACTGATGGCCCTCTACGTGGCTTCTCACTACAAG aACTCCCCCAACGACCTTCAGATGCTCTCGGACGCCCCGGCTCACCATCTCTTCTGTCTCCTGCCACCGGTCCCCCCGACCCAGAACTCCTTGCCAGAAGTGCTCGCTGTCGTCCAG GTCTGCCTCGAGGGTGAGATCTCTCGGCAATCCATCCTCAACAGCCTGTCTCGGGGGAAGAAGGCATATGGAGATCTCATTCCCTGGACCATCTCCGAGCAG TTCCAAGACCCTGACTTTGGCAGCCTCTCTGGGGGAAGGATCGTCCGCATTGCTGTGCACCCAGATTACCAAGGG ATGGGCTATGGCAGCCGGGCCCTGCAGCTGCTCCAGATGTATTATGAGGGCCAGTTCCCCTGCTTGGAGGAGAAAATCATCCAGAAATCACAAGAAATCCACACTGTGAGCAGCGAG GCCGTCAGCTTGTTGGAAGAAGCCGTTTCGCCCCGGAAGGACCTGCCCCCCCTGCTCCTCAAGCTGAGTGAGAGGCCTGCGGAAAGCCTGGACTACCTGGGCGTCTCCTATGGCTTGACACCAAAGTTGCTGAA GTTCTGGAAGCGGGCTGGATTTGTTCCTGTCTATCTGAGGCAGACACCG AATGACCTGACAGGCGAGCACTCGTGTATCATGCTGAAGACTCTAAGTGCAGAGGAAGATCCTGAGCAGGACCCCTGGCTCCCAGCCTTCTGGAAAG ATTTCCGGAGGCGCTTCCTGTCCTTGCTGGCCTATCAGTTCAGCTCTTTCTCACCTGCTCTGGCTCTGAACATCCTTCAGAATAAAAACATTGGGGATAAATCCCAGGCAG AGCTGAGCCGCGGAGAGCTGGAGGCCACCTTCCTCTCCTACGACCTGAAGAGGCTGGAAATGTACTCGCGCAACATGGTGGATTATCACCTGATCATGGACCTGATCCCGGCCATCGCCAGGCTGCACTTCCTGGGCCAGCTGGGCCAGCTCTCCCTGTCGGCCGCCCAGTCG GCTCTCCTGCTGGGGGTCGGCCTCCAGCACAAGACCATGGACCAGCTGGAGAAGGAGATCGAGCTGCCCTGCAGCCAGCTGATGGGCCTCTTCAACAGGGTCATCCGCAAGGTGGTGCAG TTGTTCAGCGTGATCCAGGAGAAGGCCATCGAGGAGCAGATGGTGGCAGCGAAGGACGTGGTCATGGAGCCCACCATTAAGTCTCTGAGTGAAGACCTG GATGAAGCTGCAAAAGAATTCCAGGAAAAACATCGCAAAGAAGTGGGGAAGCTGAAGAACATGGACCTCTCCCA ATACATAATCCGTGGGGATGACGAAGAATGGAACGAGGTCCTGAACAAAGCCGGACAGAACGCTTCCGTCGTCAGCTTGAAGAG TGataagaagagaaaatctgaagcaGAAAAGGATCTGAAACAGAACAAGAAATTGAAGAAGGGCCGAGATAAGAAGAGCAAGAACGACAGCAagcagaagagaaggaaatag
- the NAT10 gene encoding RNA cytidine acetyltransferase isoform X2: MQRKKVDNRLRVLIENGMAQRQRSLFVLVGDRGKDQVVILHHMLSKAAVRARPSVLWCYKKELGFSSHRKKRMRQLQKKIKSGTLSVRQDDPFELFVAATNIRYCYYNETHKILGNTFGMCVLQDFEALTPNLLARTVETVEGGGIIVILLRTMNSLKQLYTLTMDVHSRYRTEAHQDVVGRFNERFILSLASCKNCIVIDDQLNILPISSHVANIQALPPKTQDDELSPSDLELKELKESLQDTQPVGVLADCCKTLDQAKAVLKFIEAISEKTLRSTVALTAARGRGKSAALGLAIAGAVAFGYSNIFVTSPSPDNLHTLFEFIFKGFDALQYQEHLDYEIIQSLNPEFNKAVIRVNVFREHRQTIQYIHPGDAVKLGQAELVVIDEAAAIPLPLVKSLLGPYLVFMASTINGYEGTGRSLSLKLIQQLRQQSAQSQLSTTAENKVTTTARLASARTLHEVSLQESIRYAPGDAVEKWLNGLLCLDCLNITRIVSGCPLPEACELYYVNRDTLFCYHKASEAFLQRLMALYVASHYKNSPNDLQMLSDAPAHHLFCLLPPVPPTQNSLPEVLAVVQVCLEGEISRQSILNSLSRGKKAYGDLIPWTISEQFQDPDFGSLSGGRIVRIAVHPDYQGMGYGSRALQLLQMYYEGQFPCLEEKIIQKSQEIHTVSSEAVSLLEEAVSPRKDLPPLLLKLSERPAESLDYLGVSYGLTPKLLKFWKRAGFVPVYLRQTPNDLTGEHSCIMLKTLSAEEDPEQDPWLPAFWKDFRRRFLSLLAYQFSSFSPALALNILQNKNIGDKSQAVCRTLPIISLLHKPHGTLIRSVLFPFYRRGNLS, translated from the exons ATGCAGAGGAAGAAGGTGGACAACCGCCTCCGGGTCCTCATCGAGAACGGCATGGCCCAGCGCCAGAGGTCGCTCTTCGTTCTCGTGGGGGACCGCGGGAAGGACCAG GTGGTCATTCTCCACCACATGCTGTCCAAAGCCGCCGTGAGGGCCCGGCCGTCGGTGCTGTGGTGCTACAAGAAGGAGCTGGGCTTCAGCAG CCACCGCAAGAAGAGGATGCGGCAGCTGCAGAAGAAGATCAAGAGCGGGACGCTGAGCGTGCGGCAGGACGACCCCTTCGAGCTCTTCGTGGCGGCCACCAACATCCGCTACTGCTACTACAACGAGACGCACAAGATCCTGGGCAACACCTTCGGCATGTGCGTCCTGCAG GACTTTGAGGCCCTGACCCCAAACCTACTGGCGCGCACGGTGGAGACGGTGGAAGGGGGTGGGATCATCGTGATCCTCCTGCGGACCATGAACTCCCTCAAACAGCTGTACACCCTGACCATG GACGTTCATTCCCGCTACCGGACGGAGGCGCATCAGGACGTGGTGGGACGGTTTAATGAAAG GTTCATCCTGTCCTTGGCCTCCTGCAAGAACTGCATCGTCATCGACGACCAGCTCAACATCCTGCCCATCTCCAGCCACGTGGCCAACATTCAGGCGCTGCCTCCAAAGACGCAG GACGATGAGCTGTCGCCCTCGGACCTGGAGCTGAAAGAGCTGAAGGAGAGCTTGCAGGATACTCAACCTGTGGGCGTGTTGGCGGACTGCTGCAAGACGCTGGACCAG GCCAAGGCTGTCCTGAAGTTCATCGAGGCCATCTCAGAGAAGACCCTCAGAAGCACGGTGGCGCTCACGGCGGCCCGAGGCCGTGGGAAGTCGGCCGCCCTGGGGCTGGCCATCGCGGGGGCAGTGGCCTTTGG GTACTCCAACATCTTTGTCACCTCCCCCAGCCCGGATAACCTGCACACCCTGTTTGAATTCATCTTTAAAGGCTTCGATGCCCTTCAGTACCAG GAGCATTTAGACTATGAGATCATCCAGTCGCTGAATCCCGAATTTAACAAGGCGGTGATCCGGGTGAACGTGTTCCGTGAGCACCGGCAGACCATCCAG TATATACACCCTGGAGATGCAGTGAAGCTGGGGCAGGCTGAGCTCGTTGTGATTGATGAAGCTGCCGCCATCCCGCTGCCCTTGGTGAAAAGCCTGCTGGGTCCCTACCTCGTCTTCATGGCTTCCACCATCAATGG GTACGAGGGAACGGGCCGCTCGCTGTCTCTGAAGCTGATCCAGCAGCTGCGGCAGCAGAGCGCGCAGAGCCAGCTGAGCACCACGGCTGAGAACAAGGTCACCACCACAGCCCGGCTGGCCTCAG CTCGAACCCTGCACGAAGTTTCCCTCCAGGAATCAATCCGATACGCGCCTGGAGACGCGGTCGAGAAGTGGCTCAACGGCCTGCTGTGTCTCGACTGCCTCAACATCACCAGGATCGTGTCGGGCTGCCCTCTCCCTGAGGCCTGTGAACT CTACTATGTGAACCGCGACACTCTCTTCTGCTACCACAAGGCCTCTGAAGCCTTCCTCCAGAGACTGATGGCCCTCTACGTGGCTTCTCACTACAAG aACTCCCCCAACGACCTTCAGATGCTCTCGGACGCCCCGGCTCACCATCTCTTCTGTCTCCTGCCACCGGTCCCCCCGACCCAGAACTCCTTGCCAGAAGTGCTCGCTGTCGTCCAG GTCTGCCTCGAGGGTGAGATCTCTCGGCAATCCATCCTCAACAGCCTGTCTCGGGGGAAGAAGGCATATGGAGATCTCATTCCCTGGACCATCTCCGAGCAG TTCCAAGACCCTGACTTTGGCAGCCTCTCTGGGGGAAGGATCGTCCGCATTGCTGTGCACCCAGATTACCAAGGG ATGGGCTATGGCAGCCGGGCCCTGCAGCTGCTCCAGATGTATTATGAGGGCCAGTTCCCCTGCTTGGAGGAGAAAATCATCCAGAAATCACAAGAAATCCACACTGTGAGCAGCGAG GCCGTCAGCTTGTTGGAAGAAGCCGTTTCGCCCCGGAAGGACCTGCCCCCCCTGCTCCTCAAGCTGAGTGAGAGGCCTGCGGAAAGCCTGGACTACCTGGGCGTCTCCTATGGCTTGACACCAAAGTTGCTGAA GTTCTGGAAGCGGGCTGGATTTGTTCCTGTCTATCTGAGGCAGACACCG AATGACCTGACAGGCGAGCACTCGTGTATCATGCTGAAGACTCTAAGTGCAGAGGAAGATCCTGAGCAGGACCCCTGGCTCCCAGCCTTCTGGAAAG ATTTCCGGAGGCGCTTCCTGTCCTTGCTGGCCTATCAGTTCAGCTCTTTCTCACCTGCTCTGGCTCTGAACATCCTTCAGAATAAAAACATTGGGGATAAATCCCAGGCAG TTTGCAGAACTCTGCCCATAATCTCTCTTCTTCACAAGCCTCACGGCACCCTTATAAGGTCAGTGCTGTTCcccttttacagaagaggaaacttgaGTTAA